One window of Paenibacillus albicereus genomic DNA carries:
- a CDS encoding anhydro-N-acetylmuramic acid kinase: protein MLSWRPRRPYALAVGLMSGTSLDGVDAAVVRFEGEGLGTTAELLHFHTQPYDEPLREALRRLCEPGAADVQDLCGMNAWLGGRFAEAARAAVSEAGLAMADIDFVSSHGQTVWHMPEPPANSPFLAPSTLQLGDLSVLAARTGVPAVGDFRPADMAHGGQGAPLVPYGDLVLLRHPDRGRLLQNIGGIGNCTVLPAGAGPDDVAGFDTGPGNMVIDRVVQRLTDGRLAYDADGALAAQGTAHEGLLAELLAHPYFVQPPPKSTGRELFGSDYAAELLARAESLGLSTADAVATATALTARSIADALRRFVLPHLRIDEVIVSGGGARNRTLMRMLAERLPEQRVADSGEFGLPGDAKEAVLFALLGYHFLLGIPNSLPSVTGASRAAVMGKLALP from the coding sequence ATGCTGAGCTGGCGTCCCCGCAGGCCGTACGCGCTCGCCGTCGGCCTCATGTCCGGCACCTCGCTCGACGGCGTGGATGCGGCCGTCGTCCGCTTCGAGGGCGAGGGGCTCGGGACGACCGCCGAGCTGCTGCATTTCCATACGCAGCCGTATGACGAGCCGCTGCGCGAGGCGCTGCGGCGGCTGTGCGAGCCGGGAGCGGCGGACGTGCAGGACCTGTGCGGCATGAATGCCTGGCTCGGCGGCCGCTTCGCGGAAGCGGCGCGCGCCGCCGTGAGCGAGGCCGGGCTCGCCATGGCCGACATCGATTTCGTCAGCTCCCACGGCCAGACCGTCTGGCATATGCCCGAGCCGCCGGCGAATTCGCCGTTCCTCGCGCCGTCCACCCTGCAGCTGGGCGACCTGTCCGTGCTGGCTGCGCGCACCGGCGTGCCGGCGGTCGGCGACTTCCGCCCGGCCGACATGGCCCATGGCGGCCAGGGAGCGCCGCTCGTGCCGTACGGCGATCTCGTGCTGCTGCGCCATCCGGATCGCGGCCGTCTCCTGCAGAACATCGGCGGCATCGGCAACTGCACCGTGCTGCCGGCCGGAGCCGGTCCGGACGACGTCGCCGGCTTCGATACCGGGCCCGGCAACATGGTCATCGACCGGGTCGTGCAGCGGCTGACGGATGGACGCCTCGCTTATGACGCGGACGGCGCGCTGGCAGCCCAGGGCACGGCTCACGAAGGGCTGCTCGCCGAGCTGCTGGCGCATCCGTACTTCGTGCAGCCGCCGCCCAAGTCGACCGGCCGCGAGCTTTTCGGCTCCGACTACGCCGCGGAGCTGCTGGCCCGCGCCGAATCGCTCGGGCTGTCCACGGCCGATGCGGTCGCGACCGCGACCGCGCTGACCGCCCGCTCCATCGCAGACGCCCTGCGGCGCTTCGTCCTGCCGCATCTCCGCATCGACGAGGTCATCGTCAGCGGCGGCGGGGCGCGCAACCGTACGCTCATGCGGATGCTGGCGGAGCGGCTGCCGGAGCAGCGCGTCGCGGACTCCGGCGAATTCGGCCTGCCGGGCGATGCCAAGGAGGCGGTGCTGTTCGCGCTGCTCGGCTACCATTTCCTGCTGGGCATCCCGAACAGCCTTCCCTCCGTGACGGGAGCCTCCCGCGCGGCGGTCATGGGCAAGCTCGCGCTGCCATGA
- a CDS encoding ATP-binding protein, with protein MMTLKEWKQACRDSGMDASVMPPFARRYGPERLQEQLERYAELLDVCRSFTEELLESVPDEPILVAVNDAEGHVLAFFGNRAMEAPLKEKYGIVPGVGYGEELGPSSVHACMASGRPAQLIGKDHYHEPLHDSACMTAPLFRSEDGRGRPWAGISFLLQSDSVHPHLMALLRSMTASMERELELRRQNARQAILTQVLLQTSYYGVVLVDPSGRIVSMNERSVELMKLKHPAEGELCGELPIIGASLHEMLVQQGTEPILACAIKERGKDGLRHYMCDFLPVTDNDGRLLVIVAMLRDMTDAKRADDMLHGSEKLVLAGQIAVGLAHEIRNPLTVIRGMLQFTADRIKREHYELILSELDRIGLIVTDFMALGQQKAPQLRPEPIDAIVEETLQMVEFQIKKDGIRIKRQYEGAEIVYGDRNQIKQVLLNVLRNAAEAMPQGGFIDVRLRAVDGRQRIEIADTGMGMGEEQLERLGEVFHTTKKGGSGLGLAIVKRIMDAHGSRIRFESEPGRGTTVVLDFPIHPIRRLSYPFLSS; from the coding sequence ATGATGACCTTGAAGGAATGGAAGCAGGCCTGCCGGGATTCCGGCATGGATGCTTCCGTAATGCCGCCCTTCGCGCGGCGATATGGGCCGGAGCGGCTGCAGGAGCAGCTGGAGCGCTATGCCGAGCTGCTGGACGTCTGCCGCTCCTTCACCGAGGAGCTGCTGGAGTCCGTGCCGGACGAGCCGATTCTGGTCGCCGTCAACGATGCGGAGGGGCATGTGCTCGCCTTTTTCGGCAACCGCGCGATGGAAGCGCCGCTCAAGGAGAAGTACGGCATCGTGCCGGGAGTCGGCTACGGCGAGGAGCTGGGGCCGAGCTCCGTCCATGCCTGCATGGCCAGCGGCCGTCCGGCCCAGCTCATCGGCAAGGATCATTACCACGAGCCGCTCCATGATTCCGCCTGCATGACGGCGCCTCTTTTCCGCTCGGAGGACGGGAGAGGCCGACCGTGGGCGGGCATCAGCTTCCTGCTGCAATCGGACAGCGTGCATCCTCATCTGATGGCGCTCCTCCGCTCCATGACGGCTTCCATGGAGAGGGAGCTGGAGCTGAGGCGGCAGAACGCCCGTCAGGCGATCCTCACTCAGGTGCTGCTTCAGACTTCTTATTATGGTGTCGTGCTGGTCGACCCGTCGGGGCGCATCGTCTCGATGAACGAGCGCAGCGTCGAGCTGATGAAGCTGAAGCATCCGGCCGAAGGAGAGCTTTGCGGAGAGCTGCCGATCATCGGCGCTTCCCTGCACGAGATGCTCGTGCAGCAAGGGACCGAGCCGATCCTCGCCTGCGCGATCAAGGAGCGGGGCAAGGACGGCCTCCGGCACTACATGTGCGACTTCCTGCCCGTGACCGACAACGACGGGCGGCTGCTCGTCATCGTCGCCATGCTTCGCGACATGACCGATGCCAAGCGGGCCGACGACATGCTGCACGGGTCCGAGAAGCTCGTGCTCGCCGGACAGATCGCGGTCGGCCTTGCCCATGAGATCCGCAATCCGCTGACGGTCATCCGCGGCATGCTGCAGTTCACCGCGGACCGGATCAAGCGCGAGCACTATGAGCTGATTTTGAGCGAGCTGGACCGGATCGGCCTGATCGTCACCGACTTCATGGCGCTCGGCCAGCAAAAGGCGCCTCAGCTCCGTCCGGAGCCGATCGACGCGATCGTCGAGGAGACGCTGCAGATGGTGGAGTTCCAGATCAAGAAGGACGGCATCCGGATCAAGAGGCAGTACGAGGGAGCGGAGATCGTCTACGGCGACCGCAACCAGATCAAGCAGGTGCTGCTGAACGTGCTCCGCAATGCCGCCGAGGCGATGCCGCAGGGCGGCTTCATCGACGTGCGGCTCCGCGCCGTAGACGGCCGCCAGCGCATCGAGATCGCCGACACCGGCATGGGCATGGGCGAGGAGCAGCTCGAGCGCCTCGGGGAGGTGTTCCACACGACCAAAAAAGGCGGGAGCGGCCTCGGCCTCGCCATCGTCAAGCGCATCATGGACGCGCACGGAAGCCGGATTCGATTCGAGAGCGAGCCGGGACGGGGCACCACTGTCGTGCTGGACTTTCCGATCCATCCGATTCGCAGGCTCAGTTATCCGTTCCTCTCCTCCTGA
- a CDS encoding SDR family NAD(P)-dependent oxidoreductase, with amino-acid sequence MKQQQSGTTAPIGAPDYSIDGRIAIVTGASRGIGRGLAEALAAAGAVVVATARRLDDLRPLLDDIEAAGGRAAGYELDVRDVGAIGRTFGRIAEEHGAIDILVNNAGVGDGMAAEDITEAYWDEMMDVNLKGLFFCSQAAGRIMLKQGRGRIVNVSSQVSIVGIPDGAAYCASKGGVNQLTKVLALEWGARGIGVNAVGPTFIYTPGTADRLDEPEFRRSVLERIPAGRIGTIQDVAGAVIYLASPASDLVNGTLLLVDGGWTAR; translated from the coding sequence ATGAAGCAGCAGCAAAGCGGCACAACGGCGCCGATCGGGGCACCGGACTACAGCATCGACGGACGGATCGCGATCGTCACCGGCGCGAGCCGGGGCATCGGACGCGGCCTCGCCGAGGCGCTTGCCGCGGCGGGGGCGGTCGTCGTAGCGACGGCGCGCAGGCTGGACGATCTAAGGCCGCTACTGGACGACATCGAGGCGGCCGGCGGTCGCGCGGCCGGGTATGAGCTGGACGTGCGCGACGTCGGCGCGATCGGCCGGACGTTCGGCCGGATCGCCGAGGAGCATGGGGCGATCGACATTCTCGTCAACAACGCCGGCGTCGGCGACGGCATGGCGGCCGAGGACATCACCGAGGCATACTGGGACGAGATGATGGACGTCAATCTGAAAGGGCTGTTCTTCTGCTCGCAGGCGGCGGGACGGATCATGCTGAAGCAAGGCCGCGGCAGGATCGTGAATGTCAGCTCGCAAGTGAGCATCGTCGGCATCCCCGACGGGGCCGCCTACTGCGCGTCCAAGGGCGGCGTCAACCAGCTGACCAAGGTGCTGGCGCTGGAATGGGGCGCGCGCGGCATCGGCGTGAACGCGGTCGGACCGACGTTCATCTATACGCCGGGCACGGCCGACCGGCTGGACGAGCCCGAGTTCCGCCGCTCCGTGCTGGAGCGCATCCCGGCGGGGCGGATCGGCACGATCCAGGACGTGGCGGGAGCGGTCATCTATCTCGCTTCGCCCGCGTCGGATCTGGTGAACGGCACGCTGCTGCTCGTCGACGGAGGCTGGACGGCGCGCTGA
- a CDS encoding SRPBCC family protein, with product MEELRYTIYVNASPEAVWKAFIEPEGTRAIFFGSVLESDFKPGSEYRYVGPGTDGDRTVHVYGSILEFEPHSRMSYTEHPGPSYRDNHAELETRITMTLEPAGTATKLTLVNDRWPEGHPSYEKTRESWPMILSSAKTFVETGKTIDYGW from the coding sequence ATGGAAGAGCTTCGCTATACGATCTACGTCAACGCTTCTCCGGAAGCGGTATGGAAAGCGTTCATCGAGCCGGAGGGGACGCGCGCGATCTTTTTCGGCTCCGTGCTGGAGTCCGACTTCAAGCCCGGCTCCGAGTACCGCTACGTCGGCCCGGGAACGGACGGGGACCGGACGGTCCACGTGTACGGCAGCATCCTGGAGTTCGAGCCGCACTCGCGCATGAGCTATACCGAGCATCCGGGTCCGTCCTACCGGGACAACCACGCCGAGCTGGAGACCCGCATCACGATGACGCTCGAGCCGGCCGGAACGGCGACCAAGCTCACGCTCGTCAACGACCGCTGGCCCGAAGGACATCCATCGTACGAAAAGACGCGCGAGAGCTGGCCGATGATTCTGAGCAGCGCCAAGACGTTCGTGGAGACCGGCAAGACGATCGATTACGGCTGGTAA
- a CDS encoding DUF1540 domain-containing protein, which yields MAKDVLCEVDSCKNWASGNKCNASSIYVTSNRGQASNSEETDCKTFEAK from the coding sequence ATGGCAAAAGACGTACTGTGCGAAGTAGACAGCTGCAAAAACTGGGCTTCCGGCAACAAATGCAACGCTTCGTCCATCTATGTGACCAGCAATCGCGGACAAGCGAGCAACTCCGAAGAAACCGACTGCAAAACCTTTGAAGCGAAATGA
- a CDS encoding PH domain-containing protein, which yields MKFVPKRELAPACLSWLAIGLLLLGGGVGWTEGEGVASKAASSVVLLTGGLLAWIWLGTSYRLDEDELVLQAGPIVKRLPYRRLVHLRPAAAWPIGLFSLRGHELAAGPYDRYSIAPRDMERFVRELRQRCPQLVVDLERDGRAS from the coding sequence ATGAAATTTGTTCCAAAAAGAGAGCTGGCTCCGGCCTGCTTGAGCTGGCTGGCGATCGGCCTCTTGCTGCTCGGAGGCGGGGTCGGCTGGACCGAGGGCGAAGGAGTGGCGTCCAAGGCGGCCTCGTCCGTAGTGCTGCTGACCGGCGGGCTGCTCGCCTGGATCTGGCTCGGCACGTCCTATCGGCTGGACGAGGACGAGCTCGTGCTCCAGGCCGGGCCGATCGTCAAGCGCCTGCCGTATCGCAGGCTGGTGCACCTGAGGCCTGCGGCGGCATGGCCGATCGGGCTGTTCTCCTTGCGGGGCCATGAGCTGGCGGCGGGTCCGTACGACCGGTATTCGATCGCGCCTCGCGACATGGAGCGCTTCGTCCGGGAGCTCCGGCAGAGATGTCCGCAGCTGGTCGTCGATCTGGAGCGGGACGGCAGGGCTTCTTGA
- a CDS encoding FecCD family ABC transporter permease: MSRRPSPKPAAEDSRHDAPPFGSPDRRTDFAARAAGGPPGSSWRDRARSSAWMWPLLLGSALLVAGIAYLLLGETYIRPSLMLRALGGAGAAEHVVIVREFRLPRLVVAALAGAALSAAGALLQGVFRNPLAAPDLVGITGGAAAAAAAFLTFRPPGVSIHWLPAAAMAGAALLAVLVYAAAWRRGIEPGRLILVGIGIGALSSAFTSAILLLSSVYTATDAYIWLTGTVYGTSWQHVFTLLPWTALFLLLALRSGRTLNVLMLSDESAAGVGSHVERSRRGLIAISVGLAGSAVAIGGSIGFVGLIGPHLARQLVGPAASRLLPVSALCGALIVVLADLVARTAFLPYDVPVGVFTSAVGAPFFLYLLYRNRRSVR; encoded by the coding sequence ATGAGCCGCCGTCCATCGCCCAAGCCTGCCGCCGAGGACAGCAGGCACGACGCCCCTCCCTTCGGCAGCCCTGATCGACGGACGGACTTCGCCGCCCGAGCGGCAGGGGGCCCGCCTGGCTCATCCTGGCGCGACCGCGCCCGCAGCAGCGCGTGGATGTGGCCGCTGCTGCTCGGCTCTGCGCTCCTCGTCGCCGGCATCGCCTATCTGCTGCTCGGAGAGACGTACATCCGTCCCTCCCTCATGCTGCGGGCGCTCGGCGGCGCCGGCGCTGCCGAGCATGTCGTCATCGTGCGGGAATTCCGCCTCCCGCGCCTCGTCGTCGCCGCTCTGGCCGGAGCGGCGCTTTCTGCGGCCGGCGCGCTGCTGCAGGGCGTGTTCCGCAATCCGCTGGCCGCGCCCGACCTCGTCGGCATCACCGGCGGCGCCGCCGCCGCAGCAGCCGCATTCCTCACATTCCGCCCGCCGGGAGTCAGCATCCACTGGCTGCCGGCTGCCGCGATGGCGGGAGCGGCGCTGCTCGCCGTCCTCGTCTACGCCGCCGCCTGGAGGCGCGGCATCGAGCCGGGACGCCTCATCCTCGTCGGCATCGGCATCGGCGCGCTGTCCTCGGCCTTCACGAGCGCGATCCTGCTGCTGAGCTCCGTCTACACCGCTACGGACGCGTACATCTGGCTCACCGGCACCGTCTACGGCACGTCCTGGCAGCATGTGTTTACGCTGCTCCCCTGGACCGCCCTGTTCCTGCTGCTCGCCCTGCGCAGCGGCCGTACGCTGAACGTGCTCATGCTGTCCGACGAGTCGGCCGCCGGCGTCGGCAGCCATGTCGAGCGCAGCCGCAGAGGGCTGATCGCGATCAGCGTCGGCCTGGCGGGCTCGGCGGTCGCGATCGGCGGGTCGATCGGCTTCGTCGGCCTCATCGGCCCCCATCTCGCGCGCCAGCTCGTCGGACCGGCCGCCTCGCGGCTGCTGCCGGTGTCGGCGCTGTGCGGCGCCCTGATCGTCGTGCTCGCCGATCTCGTCGCGCGCACCGCCTTCTTGCCGTACGACGTTCCCGTCGGCGTCTTCACGTCTGCGGTCGGCGCGCCGTTCTTCCTCTACCTGCTCTACCGCAACCGGCGGTCCGTCCGCTGA
- a CDS encoding FecCD family ABC transporter permease yields MNPTGLPGAALKAAGLAAGAALLLLAFAANIMLGYTRVSFDDAWAAMTRYDETSMSQAVIRLTRLPRALIAAAVGASLAVAGVVMQAITRNPLASPSILGINSGAALAVVFALTVLRIESQTGLAWAAFGGAAVAAALVYALSALGSDSLSPLRIVLAGAAMSALFASGTQGLLVRNQASLQDVLFWLSGSIAGRPLGILAAVAPYMLASMLAAWLLGRHLNLLAAGEETAKGLGLRISLVKLAGGAAIVLLAGGSVAVAGPIGFIGLVIPVVARFFSGLDHRWMVPYSMLLGAVLLLVADVAARYVILPRELPVGVLTAVVGAPFFLYIARKRRRIV; encoded by the coding sequence ATGAATCCAACCGGACTGCCCGGCGCGGCGCTCAAGGCCGCCGGGCTGGCCGCAGGCGCGGCGCTGCTGCTGCTCGCCTTTGCGGCCAACATCATGCTCGGCTACACCCGCGTCAGCTTCGACGACGCCTGGGCGGCCATGACGCGCTACGACGAGACGTCCATGAGCCAGGCCGTCATCCGGCTCACCCGGCTGCCGCGCGCGCTCATCGCCGCGGCCGTCGGCGCGAGCCTCGCCGTCGCCGGCGTCGTCATGCAGGCGATCACGCGCAACCCGCTCGCCTCGCCGTCCATCCTCGGCATCAATTCCGGCGCCGCGCTCGCCGTCGTCTTCGCCCTCACCGTGCTCCGCATCGAAAGCCAGACCGGGCTCGCCTGGGCGGCCTTCGGCGGAGCGGCCGTCGCGGCGGCGCTCGTCTACGCGCTGAGCGCGCTCGGCAGCGACAGCCTGTCCCCGCTGCGCATCGTGCTCGCCGGCGCGGCGATGAGCGCGCTGTTCGCCTCCGGCACGCAAGGTCTGCTCGTCCGCAACCAGGCCTCGCTGCAGGACGTGCTGTTCTGGCTGAGCGGCTCCATCGCCGGGCGTCCGCTCGGCATCCTCGCTGCCGTTGCGCCCTACATGCTCGCCAGCATGCTGGCGGCGTGGCTGCTGGGCCGCCATCTCAACCTGCTCGCCGCCGGCGAGGAGACGGCCAAAGGCCTCGGCCTGCGCATCTCCCTCGTCAAGCTCGCGGGCGGCGCCGCAATCGTGCTGCTGGCGGGCGGCTCCGTCGCCGTCGCCGGGCCGATCGGCTTCATCGGCCTCGTCATCCCGGTCGTGGCGCGCTTCTTCTCCGGCCTGGACCATCGCTGGATGGTTCCGTACAGCATGCTGCTCGGAGCCGTGCTGCTGCTCGTCGCCGACGTCGCCGCCCGCTACGTCATCCTGCCGCGCGAGCTGCCGGTCGGCGTGCTCACCGCGGTCGTGGGCGCGCCCTTCTTCCTCTATATCGCCCGCAAAAGGAGACGCATCGTATGA
- a CDS encoding ABC transporter substrate-binding protein — translation MTLVRNRILALLLSFALALGLLPAAAAAAAPAVSVKINGSAASFGSVKPSIINGRVYLPAAAFAVKLNATYQVDAKTKKWVIKRGARSIGFTPGSVKATLNGKAYTLAAVPVAKGKDVLVPAASLSDALGVWTSWSGSSKTLSVLTQKTVKHAMGSTTLKSVPQRVVILFNGMVDTSVLLGVKPVGAVESYLQQPFYEYLRPSLIGVKDLGDETQPNLEAIAALKPDLIIGSKMRHEKIDGQLSKIAPTVMTEDVFSWQENLKFAADVLNKQGKADAYLTKWASRTADFKKQMGADIRSTEVTVMRINYNGTARFYLEGFASNILSDLGFRFPKAQTDIATDIFNIPSKEQTPLLDADYIFDFTVDWDGDGAIYKTQKEWIDNALWSNLRAVKNKKYYKVNAVNWNLSGGPIAADKMLDDLYFYFNID, via the coding sequence ATGACTCTCGTCCGCAACCGCATCCTCGCCCTCCTCCTGAGCTTCGCGCTCGCGCTCGGGCTGCTCCCGGCCGCAGCGGCCGCGGCGGCTCCCGCCGTCTCCGTCAAGATCAACGGCAGCGCCGCCAGCTTCGGCTCCGTCAAGCCTTCCATCATCAACGGCCGCGTGTACCTGCCTGCAGCCGCCTTCGCCGTCAAGCTGAACGCGACCTACCAAGTCGACGCCAAGACGAAGAAATGGGTCATCAAGCGCGGCGCCCGCTCGATCGGCTTCACCCCCGGCAGCGTCAAGGCGACGCTGAACGGCAAAGCCTACACGCTCGCCGCCGTGCCGGTAGCCAAAGGCAAGGACGTGCTCGTGCCGGCCGCCTCCCTGTCCGACGCGCTCGGCGTCTGGACGTCCTGGAGCGGCTCGTCCAAAACGCTGTCCGTCCTGACGCAGAAGACCGTCAAGCACGCCATGGGCTCCACGACGCTGAAAAGCGTGCCGCAGCGCGTCGTCATCCTGTTCAACGGCATGGTCGACACGAGCGTGCTGCTCGGCGTGAAGCCCGTCGGCGCCGTCGAATCGTACCTGCAGCAGCCTTTCTACGAATACCTGCGTCCGAGCCTGATCGGGGTGAAGGATCTCGGCGACGAGACGCAGCCGAACCTCGAGGCGATCGCCGCCCTCAAGCCGGACCTCATCATCGGCTCCAAGATGCGCCATGAGAAGATCGACGGCCAGCTGAGCAAGATCGCGCCGACCGTCATGACCGAGGACGTCTTCAGCTGGCAGGAGAACCTGAAGTTCGCCGCCGACGTGCTGAACAAGCAAGGCAAAGCCGACGCCTACCTCACGAAGTGGGCCTCCCGCACCGCCGACTTCAAAAAACAGATGGGCGCCGATATCCGCAGCACCGAAGTGACCGTCATGCGCATCAACTACAACGGCACGGCACGCTTCTACCTGGAAGGCTTCGCCTCCAACATCCTCAGCGACCTCGGCTTCCGCTTCCCGAAAGCCCAGACCGACATCGCGACCGACATCTTCAACATTCCGTCCAAGGAGCAGACGCCGCTGCTCGACGCCGACTACATCTTCGACTTCACGGTCGACTGGGACGGCGACGGCGCGATCTACAAGACGCAGAAGGAATGGATCGACAACGCGCTCTGGTCCAACCTGCGCGCCGTCAAGAACAAGAAGTACTACAAGGTCAATGCCGTCAACTGGAACCTCTCCGGCGGCCCGATCGCGGCCGACAAGATGCTCGACGACCTGTACTTCTACTTCAATATCGACTAG
- a CDS encoding alpha/beta hydrolase, with amino-acid sequence MKFESIPAAGRMLSVYLPPSYDGGGSRRYPVLYVQDDAELMEHSVNYIDSLYASGELPELIVAGVPSGCRNDDYTPWPAAAVAPGRPGFGGAGRAYVDELADRIKPALDAHLRTMPEPEHTGIGGGSLGGLIALFAAYWRPDAFGSAAAISPSLWYEGALDYIRREAAPDGRLRLYLSVGTAEGSLKTNRQRGMAASVPEAARILLAKGFPPQRLRLELEPGGTHDAMFMALRFPAALRFLFGAAEAEPADLARSGAAEASRPAPAAADGRPTDVGAWSGRAVGAAPAAPIADVSRAASIDAAARAAGRREAELSALLPADAADLHASVTPCVALPVRYSVPGTECFAMTSRAGLDYSIFVHVPKKPAPPSGYPLLCAVDGNSVFASLAEAMRLQTRHPKGLPPGLVVGIGYPTDEPFATDRRFVDLTVPADMQGRRPDGTPWPANGGAEAFLDFMQEELLPELMRRYPLDPQRRTLFGHSLGGFFSLYALIRRPELFRSHIAGSPSLWWNERMLLELLPELEARLNSGGSAALMLAIGEGEKGSMLQDTRELKRRLLPLAESGRLRLSYAEFEGEGHVSVLHPLLSPMLRFSFWEEAGAELSR; translated from the coding sequence ATGAAATTCGAATCCATTCCCGCCGCCGGCCGCATGCTGTCCGTGTACCTGCCCCCGTCGTACGACGGCGGCGGCAGCCGGCGCTACCCTGTCCTGTACGTGCAGGACGACGCCGAGCTGATGGAGCATAGCGTCAACTACATCGACTCGCTCTACGCCTCCGGCGAGCTGCCGGAGCTCATCGTCGCCGGCGTGCCGTCCGGCTGCCGCAACGACGACTACACGCCATGGCCGGCCGCTGCCGTCGCTCCCGGCCGGCCCGGCTTCGGCGGCGCGGGGCGCGCCTACGTCGACGAGCTCGCGGACCGCATCAAGCCCGCGCTCGACGCACATCTGCGCACGATGCCGGAGCCGGAGCATACCGGCATCGGCGGCGGCTCGCTGGGCGGGCTGATCGCCCTGTTCGCCGCCTATTGGCGGCCCGACGCCTTCGGCTCGGCCGCCGCGATCTCCCCCTCGCTCTGGTACGAGGGAGCGCTCGACTACATCCGGCGCGAGGCTGCGCCGGATGGGAGGCTGCGGCTGTACCTGTCGGTCGGCACCGCCGAGGGCAGCCTCAAGACGAACCGCCAGCGCGGCATGGCCGCCTCCGTGCCGGAGGCGGCCCGCATCCTGCTGGCGAAGGGCTTCCCGCCGCAGCGGCTGAGGCTGGAGCTGGAGCCGGGAGGCACGCATGACGCCATGTTCATGGCGCTGCGCTTCCCGGCCGCGCTCCGCTTCCTGTTCGGCGCGGCAGAGGCGGAGCCGGCGGACCTGGCGCGCAGCGGCGCGGCCGAAGCGTCCAGGCCGGCCCCGGCGGCGGCTGACGGCCGCCCCACAGACGTCGGAGCATGGAGCGGGCGGGCCGTCGGCGCTGCGCCAGCGGCGCCCATCGCCGACGTTTCGCGGGCAGCCTCGATCGATGCGGCGGCGCGAGCGGCGGGCCGGCGGGAAGCGGAACTTTCCGCCTTGCTGCCGGCGGATGCGGCCGATCTTCATGCCTCCGTCACGCCTTGCGTCGCGCTGCCGGTCCGCTACTCCGTGCCGGGCACGGAATGCTTCGCCATGACGAGCCGAGCCGGCTTGGACTACAGCATTTTCGTTCATGTTCCGAAGAAGCCCGCGCCGCCCTCCGGGTATCCGCTGCTGTGCGCCGTCGACGGCAATTCCGTCTTCGCCTCGCTCGCCGAGGCGATGCGCTTGCAGACCCGCCATCCCAAAGGGCTTCCGCCCGGCCTCGTCGTCGGCATCGGGTACCCGACGGACGAGCCGTTCGCCACCGATCGGCGCTTCGTCGACCTGACCGTCCCGGCCGACATGCAGGGGCGGCGCCCGGACGGCACGCCTTGGCCCGCGAACGGCGGCGCCGAAGCGTTCCTCGACTTCATGCAGGAGGAGCTGCTGCCGGAGCTCATGCGGCGCTATCCGCTCGATCCGCAGCGCCGGACGCTGTTCGGCCATTCGCTCGGCGGCTTCTTCTCGCTCTACGCGCTCATCCGCCGTCCCGAGCTGTTCCGCTCCCACATCGCCGGCAGCCCGTCGCTCTGGTGGAACGAGCGGATGCTGCTGGAGCTGCTGCCCGAGCTGGAAGCCCGCCTGAATTCCGGCGGCTCGGCGGCGCTGATGCTCGCCATCGGGGAAGGCGAGAAAGGCTCGATGCTGCAGGACACGCGCGAGCTGAAGCGGCGCCTGCTGCCTCTAGCCGAATCCGGCCGCCTCCGGCTGTCGTATGCGGAATTCGAGGGCGAAGGCCATGTGAGCGTGCTCCATCCGCTGCTCAGCCCGATGCTGCGCTTCTCCTTCTGGGAAGAAGCGGGCGCAGAGCTCAGCCGCTAG